AATGTTGATACTTTGACCTCCTTCCCTGATTCAACTATCTCATCAAACACTTCCCTAGCACTAGAAACACAATCACATAATCCATACATCATGATAAGACATTCGTATGTGACGAAGCTTGGCATGTATTTCATATCAgtcatttttttgaaaacatCCCGTGCTTTCTCCTTAAGCCGTGCTTTCCCATAATTGATGATCATTGAATGAAACGTAGGCAGTGTAGGCTTCTCCTTTGAGCGCAATAAACTCTTAAATACTTGTTCCATCTTTTCAAATTCTTGCCTCCTCCCATATGAGTCAATCAACAAATTAAAGGTAATGATATCAGGCTTACACTGCTGAGTTTTCAGAAGAGAAAGCACAGATTCCATTTCTCGGATCATCCCATTTTTACCATATGCATCCATCACACCATTATACGTATAGATATCAGGAGAAATAATGCTCTCCTCAAGATCTTTGAACAAAGCATTAACTTGAGTCGCATTTTGTGCTTGAGCGAAAGCTCTCAAAAGAATGTTGTACGTTACAATATTGGGTTTACATCTCTCCATACCTTTCATCTTGTTGAAATAACCTAGAGCTTTGTCCAAAGCCTTAGCTTTATCCTTGGAGTGGAGGTGGGCTGTGATGACTGAATTGTAAACAGAAGTATCAGGCCGACACCCACTATTACGCATCTCAGAGAAGAGCCACATTGCCATCCGGGTCTGGCCTTTCTTCCCCATTACCGATATTAATTTCGAATACACACCATTATCTGCAATATACCATCGTTGTTTCTGCATCCATCTGAACACCTGAACATGTACTAGGTCAGGAAGTAAGTAAGAAACCATTTTCAATTACATGCCTGCGGCATTTTGTTATCAATGTCTCTATTCTATAGCTTGATTGAAATCAAAGTTCTTAAGAGACTAAACTATTTCATGGATAACCCATTCAGAAAACTAGAATTTGAAAGCAATTACATCAGAATTACACCCAAACTAACATAACTTACACAAATCTATTACAATTTCTTCAGTAACTCAAGTAGTTTCTCTTGGGTTAATTTGGCTAGAtatcatacaacatttcattcgcaAGAACTATTCACGAAAtcaatgaacaaaaaaacaagGCATTTCACAGAGATTCAAAAGCTTAACCTCCAGGCACTGGAGCCACTTGTCCCGCTTGCCGAGCTCctcaaagagaagaaaacagtgCTCTGTCCTCACAATCCTCACATACTTGTTCAGTGTCTTCACCAGAGGCTCCTTATCACTGAAACTCCTCACTATGTTCCGAACCAGTTCCTGGGACTCCGATTTATCGCCATCCAGAGCCGGTAATTTCCGGGGCCGGGTCTTGGCGCAAGTAATTCGGGTCTTCAATCGACGATTTTCGAGAAGGCATGAgtgagtagtagtagtagtagtttgATAGTGTAGCGAAGGAGAGAGGTGCAGAGAGTGTAGAGCCATCTCTCAAGTATCCATTAAAGTTTTACAGGCGAGTGAGAAGGGATACTCTCTGACAACAATTTGCGACAGTAGTCCATCCGTAAATTGAGGTGTTCCGAAAGGATAAAACTGGAAAAACATTACTTATAATGAAATGACAAAACTGCCCATCACGTAAGGTTACAAGACCACGGCCCAAGTCAAGTGCCGCAAAACAAGAGTTTAGTTTTGGGCCTTTCCGTTCTAGAGCATACTGTTCACGTAGTTGGCCTATTTTGCATTGTGGACTAGACCAAAATGGACTTTCTAATTATGGGCCTTCAAGGAATCAATCTCTCTACACAGTTCACCCACTAAAAAGAATCCGACTATAATGAGGTAACCAACTCTAGGTCTTTTTTGGGtggaattttcaatttttgcatCTTACATAACAAAATTTCCTTTTGAATAAGGAAGTTGAATTCATTCAAGAAAAGCAATAACACCCTTAGGGTGCCATACGTATAGAGTCTGTTTGGGAGTGTATTATGTTTTGAACTTCTCTGATGAGGTGAGACGAGTTCCGAAACTGAAAACGGTGCATTTGATAGGTGCAAACACACTATCAAATGCACCCATTCGTTTGGGagtgtgttatgttttgatttcCTTACATATAAGGTCCGTTTGTGAGTTTGTTATGTTTTGATCTCCTCCGGTGATGTGAGACAAGTTCCGAAACTGAAAGCGGTGGGTTTGGTAGGTGCAAACACACTATCAAGTGCACCCATATCAAGCCAACAAATAAGAGGTGCAAAGAAAAAATTGACCAACTTAGCTTGCACCTAGTTAAACAAGTGCTCCTCTTTGGTGCAACTGCCATATGGTTTCTGTTTCTGCATCCGGTCAGCCCTTCCCTAATTCAAGGTTTTTATTTCTCGACTCTTCAGTTGTCGAAAAATGCTGAAATGTCAGAATTGGTTTCTATTGCTTCTCTAACCTGCCACCCAAATCACTCAACGTAGTGTCCATTTCTAGTGCACTCAGGTCCATATGCAATGCTCACAATCTCCAAGTAACATTACTCATGTGCCAAGGTTGCAGTCAAATGTAAGATCACACAGTCTGCCACCACTCTTCAGTTTGTCTCTCTAGAAGGGAATGAAATACTTCAAATCTTCAAGGAGGCGGACATTATATGAACAAAGAGTATATGAACCATATCAACATATGACCCTTGTAAGCTACCAGCAACTCCTCTGCATGATCTCTAAACTTGGATATATACTTCTCCAAGAATACCTCCTCTGTCAAATCCAAACCATATAAGAAACTTGGCTCCTTTCTTAGCAGCCTCTTTGACTTGATAATCTGTATAACTCTATATCGAGGAATCACACGGTCTTCCAAGCTACGCTGCAAATACCATGGTCGACGAACCAGCGCCTCCTTCTTCAACTTGACCGAGAACAGGAAAAAATCCAGTCCCTGCTTTAACTTCTTCTCAGAGGTCCTAAGCAAACTCGGTGCCCTTGTTAACACCTCCATACACTCATTCCCTGAATACCCAAAACTCTTGAGCAacttcaattttctctcaattgTGTCATCACTCAAACAGCTAACAGAATACAATCCATGAACAAACATCCTCGAATCAATCGAAAATCCCAGAATAGAAGCCCGCGAAACAAGTTTCTTAAGTGAGGATTCTGGCAAAGAAAATAGCCTAGGCTTCCTCTTCAACAACACTGAAAGTTGAGAGCCAACAATTCCACAACTTTCCAGAAAGGCAATGTTGGAGGACAGTCTAGACTCACTTTGCACAATAACATTACATCTAATCAAACAAAACCGCATTGTTCTTATCATTCAACAAGGTTTTCTTCAAAATATCGATACATGGAACCAACTTTTTGTCCAAACTATTCGTCAAAATACTGGAACTCTTGGACATGAACTTACCCAAATCTGAACCCACAAGACCCACATCCTGAAAAAACTCGAATTTGGGCTTAAGGGTCGTTTCAATCTTGGCGAAGAGGATTTGGGGAAAGACGCGAGCGGTGGATTGGATATCGGCGGTGGAGAATCCAAGATTCTGGAGAAACAGAAAGACTGCGCGTGGATTCTCAGGGGATTTGGTACACCTGTAACGATTTGTGACGCAGATGGCCTTTGATTTGGAGAAATTGAAGGTGGAGACCAGGTAATCGATAAGAGCACGCTCCGGTTCTGGGTTTGAAGAAAGAGACAgggaagagaaggaagaaaataCGACCCAAAAAGATTTGGAGTTCGACGACAGCTTTCCGAGACATGAATTCAGAGAGTGCATTGCAATCCCAAATTGAGAGTTCGGAGAGAGATGAGTGGTTTAGGGTTTGTCAGGGTCCCTTACATCTGCAGGGTTCACCTTACAAAGACGACACTGTTTAAAAGCCCATGGATACGACGTCATTCGAAGGGCAACAAGATTGCCCATCAAGGCATCAACTCTACACGCTGGACTGAACAAGAATTCATCTCACAAATTGCAATATTAGAAACATTTATGTGGACTCACAGTCTCGATCTCCCGCTTACGCTAACTCAtgattaagttcgtcatctcgCAAATTACAATATTAAAAACATTCATATGGACTCACGATTTAGAATTGATTTCGCAAATTGTAATATTAGAAACAATCATCTAAACTCACGATTTCAATCTCATACTTACGCTAACTCATGATTAAGTTTACCATATCGCAAATTGCAATATTACAAACATTCATCTGGGCTCACGATCTCAATCTCCCGCTTACCCTAACTCATGATTAAGTTCACCATCTCGTAATATTAAAAACATTCATCTGGACTCACgatcttcatctccttcttacGACTAACTGATGATTAAGTTTACCATTTCAACAAACAACCAATTCTTCTGTTGGTCGGTAATATACATTGAGAACGAAAAGAATGGCCCAATCCCTTTGGATTTAACATCAACCAAAACACTACCAAAAAATGGATTGCTTGTCACTTTACAAGAAGAAtttccaaaagaaaaggaaaaataaatgtgATAGCCAGCCGCAAATCAAAGGCTGGAAACCAATTAAGTGAAGAAaacaatggagaaaaaaaaaatagaactgACAATTGTGTCGaggaacaacaaaaataaattccaaGACGCATGTACAAAATTTTAAACAGATATTGAACAGAGATCCCTGAAAACTTCTCCCATGTTAGGCCTCTCATTTACAGGGAGGATACACCCAAGTGAGATGGCAAGCAAGTCATCCATAGCTTTCGAGTGTTCTTCCCCGCCTGCAATGTCTCGATCGATACAATCCATTCCCCGACCTTCTCGATTACAGAATCGGACCCAATCTGTAAGATCAACAGTCCCTGATTGACCTGATATTATGTCACCCGCGCTTCTTCTGGTCAACAACTCCATCAGGATCACTCCAAATGCATAAACATCAGCTTTAAATGAAGGGAATGGTTTAGATGCAGCAGCAAGTTCAGGGGCGCGGTATCCAAGTGCTCCCAGATTTAGTATCTGCTCGGCAATGCCAGCTGGCATCATCAGCCGGTGGAGACAATAATCGGTTAGGTGAGCACTATAATCAGGGAGTGCTAAAAGTATATTTGTAGGCTTGAGATTTCCATGGGGTAAGCCTCGGTCATGGAGGTACAGCAAACACCGTGCAACATCCACAGCAACCTTTAGCCTTTGGCTGAAAGAAAGTCGGGGGTGTCTCCGAGGGGTAGACTCTGTAACATATTATATTTTGATGAGTATATAAGACTAAAAGAAAATCCCAtttcaatttaaaacaaaaaaaactgcCCCATATGCAACTGTACAAATTACATGTAAATCAAGCAACATGAACCAAAACCACATGTCCCTGGAAGCTTTTGAAGGGTTTTTGCCCAAGAAATGAACACAACAAGAAGCATTTGAAGGGCCGAACACCAAAGAAACATATGTGGCAGCAATAAAGGTAGTAGATATAGCAATTATCTCGATGCAAACAATTATCTTGAATCCCTTTAATATAAAAACATCAAATCTATCAACAAGGCATAAACTTGATAAGGTGTCTGGAACTTGATGCCATTCAAGGTGCGTTAATCCAAGAACGGAGACATCTATTTCCATCGTTAACTTACAACACAGTAATCTTAAGCATCCAGGTATTGTGTGCCTAAATCACAGCACAGGAACGTTTTggcttattatatatttttccctATTTCTATTTAATCTGATCTAGGACAACCAATGCGGAAGTAAGACTATGTCCAAATTTtgtcccaaaaaaaattaaaatagttTTTCAATACAAAATAATTGGATATGTCACACAATAGCATTTGGAGAAATGGGAAGAAAGTACGAAAACAAATCCAGCGGTCATTAAACTGAGGATACACCAGACTTGAATAAAACTGTCACCTAGCTGAACATGACCAAAGAAAATATGCTACAAAATAATAACAGTCAAATCTGTGAAACCCAAAATATATTTTGACATAACAAATGTTGAAAACTTAGATTATCAACAAGTACAAACAAAAAGTGACCCATATCTTTAAAAATATTGGCAAGGAACAAAAAAGTTGTAGCAAAATAAATGGAGAAAAGTCAAGCACAAGCTGCACAAGTAAATTCTGAAGGTTTTTACCATAAAGATGCAAAGTCAAGCTATCTCCCAGGATATAGTCTGATAGAAGGAGCCTCTCTTGTTCCTTGGGGCCCCAATAATATGCTCGCATTGGAACAATGTTTGGATGCCTggcagagccaatccttttaaCCTCTTTAGCAAATTCTTTCTTACTTTTGACTAGTCCTACCCGCAACCACTTTACAGTCAACATATGTCCACTATCTACTGTAGCTTTGTATAAGGTTCCATGGTTGCTTCTGCCCAGAACTTCCGCTGGAGCTCGTGATAACTCTTCAGCAGTAAAAGCCAAAGAAGCATCCACAAAAAAAAGTTCACCTGCTAACCTATCTGGTGAATACACGTCCAACATGGCAGGTTGCTCAATTGCCTCAATGAAATggggtgatgatgatgatggggagCTGGGGGAGGACTTCTTGCCAGATGTTATGGGATGGCTATCTAGCACACTAGGATTCAAAGAACCAGCACCGGCTCCTCCAGTGGGTAAAACAGTCCCAACAATTTCAGGTGCAAACTCTGCCTGCCCAGATAATGATCTTGAATTTGAAGTGAGCAAGTGATCATTTGAAAAACTCATTGAAGTTGGTCGTGAAAATCTCCCTACCTTAGCCTCTCTCCCAGTTTGGCCACCAAACAAACTTCTTCCATGAAATTCTGTAATTTGTGCCCGGTGATAGGCCAGTAATACAAAAACAATCATCATAGCGGCTCCAACAGATGCAACAATAATAGCTACTTTGATATTACGGCTTTTGTTATGATGTTTTCCTCTCATAGGAATATCATCTATAGCTGCATTAGTTGGTGTCCTAGGGTAGTTCAATGAGGGATTACCAGGATGAAATGAAGATTCAGGGAACCTTCTTAAGTCTTCTGGAACAGATCCAGATAACTCATTGTTGGAGACATTAAATTTTCTTAGGCGAGAAGGAAGCTTAGCAGGGATTTCACCCTTGAATTCATTGCCTGATAAGTCAAGCAGTTCCAAGTAACCTAATTTGCTCAATTCACTAGGTAATTGTCCAGATAAGTTGTTATTTGCAAGATTCAGCAATTTGAGCTTCCCCATATTACCTATGTCTGAAGGCAATACACCTGTCAAGGAATTACCAGAAAGATCAAGAGACTCCATCAGAGGAGAAGGGGGCAGGACTAACAATGTAGTTGCACGAGAGCCTTGAAGAGGAATTGGCCCTGTAAAGCGATTTGCTGAGAGGTTCAGGTATATCAAGgtcattgaagaaaaaaaactacCAGGAATAGGCCCACTAAGCTGATTCAAACTGAGGTCAACTGCAGACAATTTGGCAGAGGTCCTTAGTTGAGAAGGTAGGGCACCGACAAGAGAATTATTCCTAAGATTGAGTGCACTCAATCCTTCAAACTGTGAGCTCATGTCAGGGAAGCTTCCGGATAACTTGTTTGAACTCAAGTCAAGAACCTCCAAATTACTCTCCCAGTTGAGCACCACAGAGATATTACCAGAAAACATATTTCTACTAAGATCCACCTCTAGACAACTTTTCAGTACAGGGGGCAAACTTCCTGATAAACCATTTGATGAAAGATTAAGAACATTCAGAGTCGTAGAGTTGACTCCAGGGAATGAACCTATAGACAGGCAATAGAAATTATCAGACAATAAATTAGCAGCttcaaaccaaaccaaataaGAATAACTGAACCAAATAATGCAGGGCCAGAAATATGATAGAGTAAAACTGATATGGAAACCCAACAACACCCCATTGCACACAAATAAATCACGTATGGACCCACAATCAAAACAAGACtagcaaacaagaaaataacTAGCAATCTACACTGCATAGAGATAAACCAAAACAAACACAAGCactcagaagaagaagaaaaaaaagttgattTCTATATTTACCCAGAATATTATGAGAATAGAAACTAAGAATGATAAGAATTTTTCTGGTAGCAGGATTGATATTTAACCAGAAGTTCCATTTAATGATCTTTGACTTATCCAACTTGTAATATTGGAAATATCTGCAGACATGCTGCTCACAAAAGGCCTAATTTACTGGAGGAACACATCAGTATGAGCACATTGAAGAAAAATCTCCAAATGGTTTTAAATTATCAGCATACAGCAATATTTTATATGCCACCCTATCAAACATGGCAAAATAGAGAAATGCGTGCAAGAAATTACATATAAATACAAAGGAGATACTTCAAATATTTAGAGGTAGTTGCATTCCTGAAACACCAGTTTGATTTTACAATcaagaaaaaggggaaaaaaacagatACAATGTTCTGCAGACTCATTTTGCCAATTATACAGCAGAGGCAAGAAAAATTAGAAACAGTAAAGGGTAAAAGAGATCTTCCATAATCTAAATCATATACAACACCAACGAAAAACAACCATTATTTGTAATAGGTCCCTGAAAAGACAGTTCGAATTTGCTGCAAAAGCTTATCATGACTACTACACAATAAATCTTACTATATCACCTACCCCATATAGGTCCTAATAGAGGTGGACCAACAAACATAATTCCATTTGGGTATAATGGAACAGTATTTATTTGGGATGAATTTAAGATAGAAGATACGAAtaagttttcaaaagaaaaaccgTCAGAGCCAAGCAATTGATCAACACAATGGAATGAAATCCTTTTTTGATATGAACAAGACAAGATCAGAAGTCAAATTCGTTACCAGTAAAGCCATTGACGCTGAGATCCAATTCCTGCAGTCGAGTTGAACTTTCCAACAATTCCTCGGGCACAGGCCCGTAAAACTGATTGTTAGCCAATTTCAAGACCAGCAAATTTGTCAAAGCAGCAAAAGAAGGGAGCTCCCCGCCAATCTGATTATCGCACAAATCCAGAACCTCCAAGTTCCTAAACAAACCAATAACCTCACTCTTAAAGAACCCACCGCTCAACATGTTATgactcaaattcaaaaaatgcaGAGTGTTCGCCAAACTCGAAACCTTCTCAGCCTCAACCCCAAACTCTCCATAGAACTGATTAAAGCTCAAGTCAACATGCTCTACATAGCGCAACTCTGAAAGTATTTCCCCGATTTCGCCCTTAAACTGATTTGAATGCAAATCTAAAACCCTCAGCTGCTGCAGATTCCCAAACCCGTCCGGAAACCATCCGCTGAAGCCGTTTTTGGAGAGATTCAGATAGTTCAAGTTCCACAATTCCGAAATCTTGGCAGGGATCGGGCCGTAGAACTTGTTGTCAGACAGATCGATACGCTGGAGGGAGGACAGTGACCCCAATGTCGGGACAAGACGGCCAGTGAAGTGGTTTCTGGCAAGGGAGAGATTCTGGAGAGACTTGAGGCCGAGAAGAGTGGAGAATTTGAGGTCACCGGAAAGTTCAAGGCCATCTAGGGATATGCCAATAACAGAGCCGGTGTTGGCGTCACAGGTGACGCCGTAGAAGCCCTGGCAGACGGCGGAGTTTGTCCATGAGCCTAACACTTTATCGAGCGGGTCGGTATCAATGCCCCTCTTGAACTGAAGAAGGGCATGGAGCTCCGAGTCAGAAGCAAAAGAAA
The window above is part of the Tripterygium wilfordii isolate XIE 37 chromosome 3, ASM1340144v1, whole genome shotgun sequence genome. Proteins encoded here:
- the LOC119995280 gene encoding probable inactive receptor kinase At5g10020; this translates as MTVTVTVTLFFLFLFLFFSVSFASDSELHALLQFKRGIDTDPLDKVLGSWTNSAVCQGFYGVTCDANTGSVIGISLDGLELSGDLKFSTLLGLKSLQNLSLARNHFTGRLVPTLGSLSSLQRIDLSDNKFYGPIPAKISELWNLNYLNLSKNGFSGWFPDGFGNLQQLRVLDLHSNQFKGEIGEILSELRYVEHVDLSFNQFYGEFGVEAEKVSSLANTLHFLNLSHNMLSGGFFKSEVIGLFRNLEVLDLCDNQIGGELPSFAALTNLLVLKLANNQFYGPVPEELLESSTRLQELDLSVNGFTGSFPGVNSTTLNVLNLSSNGLSGSLPPVLKSCLEVDLSRNMFSGNISVVLNWESNLEVLDLSSNKLSGSFPDMSSQFEGLSALNLRNNSLVGALPSQLRTSAKLSAVDLSLNQLSGPIPGSFFSSMTLIYLNLSANRFTGPIPLQGSRATTLLVLPPSPLMESLDLSGNSLTGVLPSDIGNMGKLKLLNLANNNLSGQLPSELSKLGYLELLDLSGNEFKGEIPAKLPSRLRKFNVSNNELSGSVPEDLRRFPESSFHPGNPSLNYPRTPTNAAIDDIPMRGKHHNKSRNIKVAIIVASVGAAMMIVFVLLAYHRAQITEFHGRSLFGGQTGREAKVGRFSRPTSMSFSNDHLLTSNSRSLSGQAEFAPEIVGTVLPTGGAGAGSLNPSVLDSHPITSGKKSSPSSPSSSSPHFIEAIEQPAMLDVYSPDRLAGELFFVDASLAFTAEELSRAPAEVLGRSNHGTLYKATVDSGHMLTVKWLRVGLVKSKKEFAKEVKRIGSARHPNIVPMRAYYWGPKEQERLLLSDYILGDSLTLHLYESTPRRHPRLSFSQRLKVAVDVARCLLYLHDRGLPHGNLKPTNILLALPDYSAHLTDYCLHRLMMPAGIAEQILNLGALGYRAPELAAASKPFPSFKADVYAFGVILMELLTRRSAGDIISGQSGTVDLTDWVRFCNREGRGMDCIDRDIAGGEEHSKAMDDLLAISLGCILPVNERPNMGEVFRDLCSISV
- the LOC119993194 gene encoding transcription termination factor 3, mitochondrial-like, encoding MHSLNSCLGKLSSNSKSFWVVFSSFSSLSLSSNPEPERALIDYLVSTFNFSKSKAICVTNRYRCTKSPENPRAVFLFLQNLGFSTADIQSTARVFPQILFAKIETTLKPKFEFFQDVGLVGSDLGKFMSKSSSILTNSLDKKCNVIVQSESRLSSNIAFLESCGIVGSQLSVLLKRKPRLFSLPESSLKKLVSRASILGFSIDSRMFVHGLYSVSCLSDDTIERKLKLLKSFGYSGNECMEVLTRAPSLLRTSEKKLKQGLDFFLFSVKLKKEALVRRPWYLQRSLEDRVIPRYRVIQIIKSKRLLRKEPSFLYGLDLTEEVFLEKYISKFRDHAEELLVAYKGHMLIWFIYSLFI
- the LOC119993190 gene encoding pentatricopeptide repeat-containing protein At4g39620, chloroplastic, which translates into the protein MALHSLHLSPSLHYQTTTTTTHSCLLENRRLKTRITCAKTRPRKLPALDGDKSESQELVRNIVRSFSDKEPLVKTLNKYVRIVRTEHCFLLFEELGKRDKWLQCLEVFRWMQKQRWYIADNGVYSKLISVMGKKGQTRMAMWLFSEMRNSGCRPDTSVYNSVITAHLHSKDKAKALDKALGYFNKMKGMERCKPNIVTYNILLRAFAQAQNATQVNALFKDLEESIISPDIYTYNGVMDAYGKNGMIREMESVLSLLKTQQCKPDIITFNLLIDSYGRRQEFEKMEQVFKSLLRSKEKPTLPTFHSMIINYGKARLKEKARDVFKKMTDMKYMPSFVTYECLIMMYGLCDCVSSAREVFDEIVESGKEVKVSTLNAMLTVYCNNGLPIEANILFENTQNLKVLPDSSTYKLLYKAYTKGNMKDLLQKLLKHMDKAGVVPNKRFFQDALGAFGSSRATKNSASGTNSSSRLQSRVGTKLGVSS